In Nymphaea colorata isolate Beijing-Zhang1983 chromosome 3, ASM883128v2, whole genome shotgun sequence, a genomic segment contains:
- the LOC116249729 gene encoding uncharacterized protein LOC116249729: MEIKSPFSSRRENCGSPTSSPPTPPSPLPVSTGPDHQRYSFSASPSPSPPFSPPSSRSSPRNSPHFFADLTEYAPLLRNNSLPVATATFSLDRVVDKLAAERSFFDDCLRWLFLRCCCCSRSPLFI, encoded by the exons ATGGAGATCAAATCTCCCTTCTCCTCTAGGAGAGAAAATTGTGGCTCCCCAACGTCGTCTCCTCCTACCCCTCCTTCCCCTCTGCCAGTGAGCACCGGCCCCGACCACCAGAGGTACTCCTTTTCTGCCTCCCCATCACCGTCACCACCTTTCTCGCCTCCATCCAGCCGCTCGTCGCCGCGAAACTCGCCGCATTTCTTTGCAGATCTGACAGAATATGCGCCTCTCCTTCGCAACAACTCGTTGCCCGTTGCCACAGCAACTTTTTCTCTCGACAGAGTAGTTGACAAGTTGGCAGCAGAGAGGTCCTTCTTCGATGACTG CTTAAGGTGGCTTTTCCTAAGGTGCTGTTGCTGTTCCCGTTCTCCACTATTCATTTGA